In Nodularia sp. LEGE 06071, one DNA window encodes the following:
- a CDS encoding SDR family oxidoreductase codes for MISLENHIILITGASSGIGTACARIFAGAGAKLILAARRWERLQELGETLNQEFGAEIHLLQLDVRDRAAVESAISSLPPAWSDIDILINNAGLSRGLDKLHEGDFQDWDEMIDTNIKGLLYLTRYVVPGMVKRDRGHIVNLGSIAGHQTYPGGNVYCATKAAVKAISEGLKQDLLGTPVRVTSVDPGMVETEFSNVRFHGDHARADKVYQGVTPLTPDDVADVIFFCVTRSPHVNINELILMPVDQASATLVHRQTST; via the coding sequence ATGATTTCCCTCGAAAATCACATCATTCTCATTACTGGTGCGAGTAGTGGTATCGGTACTGCTTGTGCCAGAATCTTTGCAGGTGCTGGGGCAAAATTAATTTTAGCGGCGCGACGATGGGAACGCTTGCAGGAACTAGGAGAGACACTCAATCAGGAATTTGGCGCTGAGATTCATTTATTACAGTTAGATGTGCGCGATCGCGCGGCTGTGGAATCTGCCATTTCCAGCTTACCTCCTGCCTGGTCTGATATCGATATTCTGATTAATAATGCTGGTTTGAGTCGCGGTTTAGACAAGTTGCATGAAGGCGACTTTCAAGATTGGGATGAAATGATTGATACTAATATTAAGGGATTGCTTTACCTCACCCGCTATGTTGTGCCGGGGATGGTGAAACGCGATCGCGGCCATATTGTGAATTTAGGTTCCATAGCCGGACATCAAACTTATCCCGGTGGTAACGTCTACTGTGCGACTAAAGCTGCTGTCAAGGCAATTTCTGAAGGTTTAAAACAAGACTTGTTGGGAACTCCTGTGAGGGTGACTTCCGTTGACCCTGGGATGGTGGAAACTGAATTTAGCAATGTGCGTTTTCATGGTGATCATGCACGCGCTGACAAAGTTTACCAAGGAGTGACCCCCCTGACACCCGATGATGTCGCTGATGTGATCTTTTTCTGCGTCACGCGATCGCCCCATGTCAATATCAACGAATTGATACTTATGCCTGTTGATCAAGCCAGCGCCACCCTAGTTCATCGACAAACATCAACATAA